One window of the Pseudochaenichthys georgianus chromosome 21, fPseGeo1.2, whole genome shotgun sequence genome contains the following:
- the myl1 gene encoding myosin light chain 1, skeletal muscle isoform has product MAPKKDVKAPAAAVKKAEPAKAAAAPAPAPEPAPAPAAPAAVDLSAVKIEFAADVIDDYRESFGLFDRVGDSKVAYIQIADIMRALGQNPTNKEVAKMLGNPTPEDMTSKRVEFEGFLPMMQTVVNNPNKAVYEDYVEGLRVFDKEGNGTVMGAELRIVLSTLGEKMTETEIDALMTGQEDENGCVNYEAFVKHIMSV; this is encoded by the exons ATGGCACCCAAGAAGGACGTTAAGGCACCCGCCGCCGCCGTCAAGAAGGCCGAACCTGCAAAAGCTGCAGCTGCACCGGCACCGGCACCAGAGCCGGCACCCGCACCAGCAGCACCTGCCGCTGTCGACCTGTCCGCCGTCAAG ATTGAATTTGCCGCAGATGTGATTGATG ACTACAGGGAGTCCTTTGGTCTGTTCGACAGGGTTGGTGACAGCAAGGTTGCCTACATCCAGATCGCTGACATCATGCGCGCCCTGGGACAGAACCCAACCAACAAGGAGGTCGCCAAGATGCTGGGAAACCCCACTCCTGAAG ACATGACCTCCAAGAGAGTAGAGTTTGAGGGCTTCCTGCCCATGATGCAGACCGTCGTCAACAACCCAAACAAGGCCGTATATGAGGACTACGTTGAGGGTCTGCGCGTGTTTGACAAGGAGGGCAACGGCACAGTGATGGGTGCTGAGCTGCGTATTGTTCTGTCAACACTGG GAGAGAAGATGACAGAGACCGAGATTGATGCTCTCATGACAGGACAGGAGGACGAGAACGGCTGTGTCAACTACGAGG CCTTTGTCAAGCACATCATGTCTGTGTAA